A single Lolium perenne isolate Kyuss_39 chromosome 6, Kyuss_2.0, whole genome shotgun sequence DNA region contains:
- the LOC139832156 gene encoding uncharacterized protein, which translates to MQRAALGPEEEMSDLEIYNKMRLKKPDLSQPQPSLPEYFGTYAEDVENYCEMVRHRHPEVDDPMSAEVDEESLVLSSGGLPHGRLAMLNKAVKHTLTTTFTRLKAGLTKDSPPLPPRRRARQPAYDPDFEAAYVAAHQEYQVAFNQHQQQFMEYMAYIHVSSNLCFRK; encoded by the exons atgcagagggccgcgttaggacccgaggaggagatgtctgacctcgagatatacaacaagatgcggcttaagaagcccgatctctcgcagcctcagccctcgctccctgagtacttcggcacctacgccgaggacgtcgagaactactgcgagatggtgaggcatcgtcacccggaggtggatgaccccatgagcgcggaggtcgacgaggagtcgttggtcctgtcgtccggagggttgccgcatggccgtctcgccatgctgaacaaggccgtcaagcataccctcaccacgaccttcacgcgtctcaaggcgggactcaccaaggacagcccccctctcccgcctcgtcgccgggctcggcaacccgcatacgac cctgacttcgaggcggcctacgtggccgctcatcaagaatatcaggtggccttcaaccagcaccagcagcagttcatggagtacatggcatatatacatgtaagttccaacctttgttttcgcaaatga